GCCACAGCCATGACCAAGCAGAAAATCCGCATCCGCCTCAAGGCTTACGACCATCGCGTCCTCGACCAGTCCGCCAAACGGATCGTCGAAACAGCCGAGCGCTCCGGCGCGCACGTCGTCGGCCCCGTACCCTTGCCAACCAAGCTGGAACGCTTTACAATACGACGCTCCGCTTTCATTGACAAGGATTCGCACGAACACTACGAGATCCGCACGCATAACCGCCTGATCGACGTGCTGGACCCGGACTCGAAAACCATCGACATGCTCATGCGCCTGAACCTTCCGGCGGGCGTGGATATCGAGATCAAAATCTAGTCTGATCGTCATGTAGCCGGCGGTTTCGCGGCGCGGCGGCAGAGCGAATGCGGCCGCGCGACCGTGCAACTGCGGAACTACTGAACGAAAGCAGCGCAAGAACTGCCCCGCGCGTGGACGCGAACATTCCCCGCGTCGCGCCTCGACAATTAACTGCGCTGTCTCCGAGATGATGCAGCCCCGGCCCGGGTTGACAGTCTCGCACCAACACTTTATGAAGGAGAAAACCGAAATGTTAAAAGGGCTGATTGGCAAGAAGATCGGCATGACCCAGATCTTCGATGAGCGAGGCGTCGCGCAACCCGTGACCATCATCGAAGCTGGGCCATGTTACGTTACGCAGGTACGCACTCCCGAAAACGAGGGCTACTCTGCGGTCCAATTGGGTTTTGGCGAGCAGCATCCCAAACGGTTGTCGGGCGGCGAGTTGGGACATCTCAAGGCCAGGGAAATTCCTCCGTTGCGCTTCCTGCGCGAATTTCGCTCCAAGACCATAGATGTGAACATCGGCGACAAGGTCACGGTGGAGACTTTTGCCGTGGGCGAACGCGTGGACGTTGTCGGCGTCAGCAAGGGTAAGGGCTTCGCCGGTACCATCAAGCGTCATCACTTCAACCGCCAGCCTAAAACGCACGGCGCGTCCGACCGGGTGCGCGCGCCGGGTTCGAGCGGAGCCACCACCACCCCCGGCCGCGTCTATAAAGGGACGCGGCGCGCGGGCCACATGGGCAGCGACCGCGTCACCGTGCAGGGACTCAAGGTCGTATTAGTGGACGCCGAACGCAACCTGCTCGGACTCCACGGCGCGGTGCCCGGCCCGAAGGGCGGCGTGATCATGATCAAGGAGGCGCGCAAGCAGTAAGCGCGAGGCTATAGCGATGAAAGCAGACGTTTTTAACATGCAGGGTGAGAAGGTGAAATCGGTGGAATTGCCCGCCGCCATCTTCGAAGCCAAAGTCAACGTGGACCTGATGCACCAGGCATACGTTCGTCAGATGGCGAACGCCCGCCTCGGCACGCACAAGACCAAGACGCGCAGCGAAGTCTCTGGCGGCGGCCAGAAGCCGTGGAAGCAAAAAGGCACCGGCCGCGCCCGCCAGGGTTCGCGCCGCGCCGTCCAGTGGGTGGGCGGCGGACGCGTCCACACGCCCCGGCCGCGCAGTTACTTCCAGCAGATGCCGAAGAAGATGCGCCAGGCCGCGCTGCGCTCCGCGTTGACCGCCAAGGCCGCGGAGGCCGGCGTAGTGCTGGTGGACGAGATCAAACTCGACGAAGCCC
This DNA window, taken from Candidatus Denitrolinea symbiosum, encodes the following:
- a CDS encoding 30S ribosomal protein S10 — encoded protein: MTKQKIRIRLKAYDHRVLDQSAKRIVETAERSGAHVVGPVPLPTKLERFTIRRSAFIDKDSHEHYEIRTHNRLIDVLDPDSKTIDMLMRLNLPAGVDIEIKI
- a CDS encoding 50S ribosomal protein L3, which encodes MLKGLIGKKIGMTQIFDERGVAQPVTIIEAGPCYVTQVRTPENEGYSAVQLGFGEQHPKRLSGGELGHLKAREIPPLRFLREFRSKTIDVNIGDKVTVETFAVGERVDVVGVSKGKGFAGTIKRHHFNRQPKTHGASDRVRAPGSSGATTTPGRVYKGTRRAGHMGSDRVTVQGLKVVLVDAERNLLGLHGAVPGPKGGVIMIKEARKQ
- a CDS encoding 50S ribosomal protein L4 — its product is MKADVFNMQGEKVKSVELPAAIFEAKVNVDLMHQAYVRQMANARLGTHKTKTRSEVSGGGQKPWKQKGTGRARQGSRRAVQWVGGGRVHTPRPRSYFQQMPKKMRQAALRSALTAKAAEAGVVLVDEIKLDEARTRLMSEALTRLVGESSALVVMSEKDQDYDTVMRSTVNLPDAKVLLAGYLNIRDLLGYDKLVLPLKALDTLTAQLG